From Besnoitia besnoiti strain Bb-Ger1 chromosome X, whole genome shotgun sequence, one genomic window encodes:
- a CDS encoding CBS domain-containing protein (encoded by transcript BESB_017060) — translation MFSSGGQLEECPNGTGADPPRDGGERGAARIPIIPGLLFQHLVQFYSQNEVVDVTPGLTTLLVLDNRLFVSTALQVRRSSRQNGGNPALHLFLLAGSEGVLLQALDVPVSASTLSSHVSLFAGTLGCGRRLSSRSTLSSVCARQTVALQFRDRRAPRVCGGRESEEGLGGGHPAISPATLGAAAFAGSSGLPSSLASQPPREARASPQGDDAGPADPCEGRAAASGGAAAPRGFSGSVPEGAGSLQTPPARVMSSRSLPENGQRGPSCPSSMSCLRMRRVLAQGVGAQGVWLYDESAKLVAGFMDEKELVAFFICWAHWLRERMPQEELPAETEKTPGRSATPRRGGALSSSTSGKEGNSSEETQAGEADRGREGERDGCGPARSGRAAEAANGCSGAGASSAGGCASQRASQEGRERETERTEAKKPQVSQPAGEGAEKEGASSPSSSPPSTLRPTETMQQLLRRTPPPWTWTLQQWRAFYKTPSPVLYIHPDRPPIDALLLQLQNRTATVALWNAERQTPMVVLTLCALLAHAVQHLRGDLPEFELSVQQLQVGTYRDIVTVDVEDSVLDAVETINECDISAVPVVDSRGAYVGCFTRQNFLLLALQAIHNGTPLDVDQPVGDALKQLRYQENRRAQQLQANAAAAQGGKARPLESARPSNSLPSHQLPSSQYPSVYSSSIRDGRAGFSGERRGSTYASAHSQSFGGASQPHQHVAADGSVFGSVVRQSVGGGSAPLSRSASRESRCSSRNDLPAPAVSIREAILRVLFSPYRRIIFLDSADRVSGVVTATDLAGFLVGSGQPVFTFAGAEDCSASFQPHPPRTSSHELNTRCASEGDNPGSSSKFSGGMDTSRGSAAMAQEKTGVRSPVTSDPTRSTATPETVGAEASEPTDRPTSSDRLGSTTAPAAVVELGSPQCSAVGGAAGKGGADTQEEAEKRECSRPDAA, via the exons ATGTTCAGTAGCGGGGGCCAGCTGGAAGAATGCCCAAACGGAACAGGCGCTGATCCCccgcgagacggcggcgagcgggggGCAGCTCGCATCCCAATCATTCCGGGGCTGCTCTTTCAGCACCTCGTCCAGTTTTACTCACAAAATGAAGTCGTCGACGTCACTCCTGGGCTCACGACGCTCCTCGTCCTAGACAACCGACTCTTCGTCTCTACTGCTCTCCAGGTACGGCGGAGCTCGCGACAAAACGGGGGGAATCCAGCCCTCCACCTCTTTCTTCTGGCTG GCTCTGAAGGAGTTCTTCTACAAGCCCTTGACGTGCCCGTCTCTGCCTCCACTCTCTCATCCCACGTCTCACTCTTCGCCGGCACACTCGGTtgcgggcgacgcctctCCAGCCGCTCTAcgctctcctccgtctgcgcccgACAGACAGTCGCCTTGCAGTTtcgcgaccggcgcgcccctcgcgtctgcggcggccgagagTCAGAAGAGGGACTCGGGGGGGGGCATCCTGCGATCTCTCCGGCgacgctcggcgcggcggcgttcgcggGCTCGAGCGGGCTtccgtcctctctcgcctctcagccgcctcgggaagcacgcgcctcgccgcagggcgaTGACGCGGGGCCTGCGGACCCGTGCgaggggcgcgccgcggcctctgggggggcggcggcgcccagagGCTTCTCAGGCTCAGTCCCTGAGGGTGCAGGcagcctgcagacgccgccggcgcgggtgatgtcctcgcggtcgcttcCCGAGAACGGCCAGCGCGGACCCTCCTGTCCCTCCTCGATGTCCTGCCTGCGGATGCGGAGGGTCTTGGCGCAGGGCGTCGGCGCTCAAGGCGTCTGGCTGTACGACGAGAGCGCGAAACTCGTCGCGGGCTTCATGGACGAAAAGGAGCTCGTCGCGTTCTTCATCTGCTGGGCGCACTGGCTGCGGGAACGCATGCCGCAGGAGGAGCtgcccgcggagacagaaaagacGCCAG GGCGAAGCGCGACGCCTCGTCGAGGCGGTGCTTTGTCTTCAAGCACGTCTGGAAAAGAAGGCAACTCGAGTGAAGAGACACAGGCAGGGGAGGCagaccgcggccgcgagggggagagagacggctgTGGACCTGCACGCAGCGGGCGTGcggccgaggccgcgaacgGCTGttcaggcgccggcgcgtcttcagcCGGTGGATGTGCCTCCCAGCGTGCTTCGCAGGAGGGACGGGAAAGGGAAACGGAGAGaacagaggcgaagaagcctcAGGTCTCGCAACCGGCTGGCGAGGGGGCAGAAAAGGagggcgcctcgtctccctcctcttcgccgccttccacgCTCCGACCGACAGAGAcgatgcagcagctccttcggcgaacgccgccgccgtggacGTGGACGCTGCAGCAGTGGCGCG CTTTCTACaagacgccgtcgccggtgCTTTACATCCACCCCGACAGGCCCCCTATCGACgccctcctgctgcagctgcagaacaG GACAGCGACGGTCGCTCTCTGGAACGCGGAGCGCCAAACGCCGATGGTCGTTCTCACCTTgtgcgcgcttctcgcgcacGCGGTGCAGCAC ctgcgaggcgactTGCCGGAATTCGAGCTTTCcgtccagcagctgcaggtgGGGACATATCGCGACATCGTGACGGTGGACGTCGAGGATTCCGTCCTGGATGCCGTGGAAACTATAAATGAATGCGACATCTCTGCGGTCCCCGTCGTCGACTCTCGAG GCGCCTACGTCGGCTGCTTCACCCGCCAAaacttccttcttctcgcccttcaAGCCATCCACAACGGC acgccccTGGACGTCGACCAGcccgtcggcgacgcgctgaagcagctgcggtACCAGGAGAACCgacgggcgcagcagctgcaggcgaacgccgccgccgcgcagggggggaaggcgcgTCCGCTTGAGTCGGCGCGGCCCTCGAACTCACTCCCTTCTCACCAGCTCCCTTCTTCGCAGTATCCGTCGGTCTACTCCTCGTCCATtcgcgacgggcgcgcaggcttctctggcgagcggcgcgggtcAACCTACGCGTCGGCTCACTCACAGTCCTTCGGAGGAGCCTCGCAGCCCCATCAGCATGTCGCGGCTGACGGGTCGGTCTTCGGCTCTGTCGTTCGGCAATCG gtcggcggcggcagcgcgccactcagccgcagcgccagcagggAAAGCAGGTGCTCGAGCCGGAATGACCTCCCGGCGCCGGCTGTCTCCATCCGTGAGGCGATCTTGCGCGTCCTGTTCTCGCCTTATCGAAGAATCATCTTCCTCGATAGCGC agaccGCGTCTCCGGAGTCGTCACGGCGACCGACCTCGCTGGATTTTTAGTGGGCTCAGGGCAACCCGTGTTCActttcgccggcgccgaagacTGCTCTGCGTCCTTCCAACCCCACCCACCTCGCACATCTTCGCACGAGTTGAacacgcgctgcgcgtccgAAGGGGACAATCCCGGATCGTCTTCTAAGTTTTCAGGGGGAATGGACACGTCccgcggctctgctgcgATGGCGCAAGAGAAGACCGGCGTCAGGAGCCCAGTGACCTCCGACCCCACGCGGTcaacggcgacgccggagaccgttggggcggaggcctcggagCCCACAGACAGACCGACGAGCTCAGACAGGTTAGGAAGCACtacggcgcctgcggcagtcgTGGAGCTAGGCTCGCCTCAATGCAGCGCTGTGGGCGGTGCGGCAGGCAAGGGAGGAGCGGACAcgcaagaggaggcggagaagagggaaTGCAGCCGCCCAGACGCCGCGTAG
- a CDS encoding hypothetical protein (encoded by transcript BESB_017070), which produces MTDSREREASSFSGAPRAEDCPGAVGPTDRLYDLLQLSRDASRDTVKKAYRQLALLWHPDKGGSVQRFQALTAAFEVLGDDARRRAYDRSLIRTGSTDGLGVVFSAKSGSDVCRSSISPVRRRHSTGAGVSASVSSRSKLHQGTRRDEIPLRKSDFLSKEDFLERARGVARPPKEPGSCFLSGFGNVKNSAESGSRSGSNKIWHRSGSDSRCGPGSGENSGYGTKRDFLHVARTDSSATDCAEKCRRPSGHGLDSGCSLRARKDERTESSSLLRETAVHAHAGDQVLRGKPATSVTNALREVLGEATFTKAVAANVNHGAGSEAQCASHLVGHLSVKQLKQLLTILGIPHGVCFEKTDLLEAFTSALPLDSPVPSLFLEALKKQESLGVRMPSSISAKKCERETGAADETESEALKAPLSTADHSHENKGLCISKAERGSSSLAANAAPGQVRLFAEKCDSDHGDPAAPAMGEPESANPKCRNFSNAGFFKADCGTNAESRDKRETTAATEFTTAWSSSFGSLNSSAGSSKTGNFTNANQHGGILEGSVGSQALKNTRKPLGVLGPTLSLLGAAVASSWAREEKWSKLNREGEFVLSAPLDKANSADMVHLRGDALRMKILALGAEKTGKSCLIKRYCEGRFVVRNASTIGIDYGVKVIELEGGTQARVNFFDFSGRREFAEIRQSFYDNTDGIMLVFDASRRETFEELPAWIAEAKEHGVNIETSTEGEATRDASTGAYSHEKYNETPAEACVPVVLLANKIDIGDRQVSAAEIAAFAKSRGILFFETSANSDHNVSTALETLFSVVTRRITELRKKIISPFSASDALTVPPVSM; this is translated from the exons ATGACtgacagcagagagagggaagcaTCAAGCTTTTCTGGCGCGCCCAGAGCGGAAGACTGTCCAGGAGCTGTTGGTCCTACAGATCGACTGTATGATCTCTTGCAGCTTTCCCGAGATGCGTCTCGCGACACAGTGAAAAAGGCCTATCGCCAGCTAGCACTTCTGTGGCATCCGGACAAGGGGGGAAGCGTACAGAGATTCCAGGCACTTACTGCGGCGTTTGAAGTCCTGGGAGatgacgcgcggcggcgtgcgtaTGACCGCAGCCTCATACGAACAGGCTCAACTGACGGGCTAGGCGTAGTGTTCTCGGCAAAGTCTGGCTCGGATGTCTGCAGGTCGTCCATTTCGCCAGTAAGAAGACGGCACTCGACCGGGGCCGGAGTCAGTGCCAGTGTTTCTTCCAGAAGCAAGCTCCACCAAGGAACGAGACGGGACGAAATTCCGTTGCGTAAAAGTGACTTCCTGTCAAAAGAGGACTTCCTGGAAAGGGCACGAGGCGTTGCTAGACCGCCCAAGGAACCGGGCTCTTGTTTCTTGTCCGGGTTTGGAAATGTGAAAAACTCGGCAGAGAGTGGATCGCGAAGCGGCTCGAACAAGATCTGGCATCGTAGCGGTAGCGATTCCCGATGTGGGCCTGGCAGCGGAGAGAATTCCGGATATGGCACAAAACGAGACTTTCTTCACGTCGCCCGGACGGACTCCAGCGCGACTGACTGCGCGGAAAAGTGTAGAAGACCCTCTGGTCACGGGCTGGACTCAGGGTGTTccctgcgcgcgaggaaggatGAGAGAACTGAATCGAGTAGTCTCCTGCGGGAAACGGCTGTGCATGCTCACGCGGGGGACCAGGTGCTGCGCGGAAAGCCTGCGACATCTGTAACAAATGCGTTGCGGGAGGTCCTGGGTGAAGCAACATTCACGAAAGCAGTTGCAGCAAACGTGAATCACGGTGCTGGATCTGAAGCACAATGTGCAAGCCACCTGGTTGGACATTTGAGTGTGAAGCAGCTTAAGCAATTGCTTACGATCCTTGGAATCCCGCATGGAGTGTGCTTCGAGAAAACTGACCTGCTTGAGGCGTTCACCTCAGCGTTACCTCTCGACTCACCCGTTCCCAGCTTGTTTCTCGAGGCTTTGAAGAAGCAGGAGTCGCTTGGG GTGCGCATGCCGTCATCAATCTCTGCGAAGAaatgcgagagagagactgggGCTGCAGACGAGACAGAAAGCGAAGCACTCAAGGCGCCTCTAAGCACCGCCGATCATTCCCATGAAAACAAAGGACTCTGCATTTCCAAAGCGGAACGTGGTTCTTCAAGTCTCGCAGCAAATGCAGCTCCGGGACAAGTTCGGCTTTTCGCTGAAAAATGCGACTCAGATCACGGGGAtccggccgcgcccgcgatgGGAGAACCTGAATCGGCGAACCCAAAATGCCGTAACTTTAGCAATGCTGGGTTCTTCAAAGCAGATTGCGGAACTAATGCAGAATCCAGAGACAAGAGAGAAACGACTGCGGCGACTGAATTCACAACTGCGTGGTCGTCGTCTTTCGGGTCTCTGAATTCCTCAGCAGGCTCGTCCAAAACAGGGAACTTTACTAATGCCAACCAGCACGGCGGGATCCTGGAGGGCTCTGTCGGCAGTCAGGCTTTGAAAAATACAAGAAAACCTCTCGGGGTGCTAGGACCAACCCTGTCTCTGCTCGGGGCTGCCGTAGCCTCCAGCTGGGCTCGAGAGGAGAAGTGGAGCAAGCTGAACAGAGAAGGGGAATTCGTTCTCAGCGCCCCCTTGGACAAAGCCAACTCAGCGGATATGGTGCATttgcgaggcgacgcgctgcgcatGAAGATTTTagcgctcggcgcggagaagactgGCAAGTCATGCCTTATCAAACGGTATTGCGAAGGGCGTTTCGTCGTCAGGAATGCCAGCACGATTGGCATCGATTATGGAGTGAAAGTTATCGAGTTAGAGGGCgggacgcaggcgcgagtgAATTTCTTCGACTTTTCTGGAAGAAGAGAATTCGCAGAGATTCGGCAGTCGTTCTACGACAATACCGACGGCATTATGCTAGTGTTCGATGCCAGTAGACGTGAGACCTTTGAGGAGCTTCCCGCGTGGAtcgccgaggcgaaggagcaTGGAGTGAACATCGAAACTTCCACAGAGGGGGAAGCCACGAGAGACGCCTCAACTGGCGCATATTCTCATGAGAAATACAACGAGACACCAGCCGAAGCTTGCGTTCCAG TTGTCTTACTCGCGAACAAAATCGACATCGGAGATCGGCAGGTATCGGCGGCCGAGATCGCGGCGTTTGCAAAATCTCGTGGAATACTTTTCTTCGAAACCTCCGCGAACAGCGACCATAACGTCTCTACAGCGCTTGAAACGTTGTTTTCCGTCGTTACGCGGAGAATCACGGAACTGCGAAAGAAGATTATTTCTCCGTTTTCTGCTAGCGACGCGCTCACAGTACCACCTGTATCTATGTAG
- a CDS encoding DHHC zinc finger domain-containing protein (encoded by transcript BESB_017080) gives MASAASQPFLQSVSVHSSFDSAGSAAAPYAAHYAPLDATPRASALPAGSVVGAYTVPAVAVNWNPVVLSPVSAAGENGCPSAMAMSHGAAEPGLPSNALYPSSVSMTSLRESRSIGAFEPLFIEAARRKQSDHFMVLVRQLVVASGAQTDAGAVGALRELCVLHHACALGDVALIKQLVSRYNLDPESRHPQNLETPVFFAIRNAHFDVVRFLVKLAGPSCLTAQTRGCMTPFLAAAAAKHDERPRDLLKILEFIYLHGASLEEQNASGDTALFLAAKHGNLHAVQWLVARGASMNHRDHTGGTVLHAAVAKTGGFAAEDDPLQFLCENGAVKLIDTRADIGLQFETMRERPWAVTPKRFPGLTVLQRCLMKRQWFSYLMLLTWRLQYQIFGYTRMMKSSYAYLYWAVTLFNVPLFLNAVSQLHAVGAASVWELGMLWILLWGLTQFFWFITCSSDPGIAQGSQHTLKPQYDSIYPTMNPEILDRIPPPSSASAIGPSHYRMLQMEREQMRLNLELQEVRRTTLPYQSQDLQAHADRAAAVREEDTRVLVTALKALRADVVALMPGVAAERRSRLAQEYVEAVLEGPAAMKTVCVTCELVRTARIHHCADCGHCLERQDHHCVWVDTCVARNNVRPFWFFLLSVTALLIWNDYVSLLYLKNLCFHLDQLVRLTCLGAGVMNFMALVFVSYLLVRTTRVMITNVTYYEFLKKPVHIQSRFKGRTAGWLWDFRGLTPAAMIRNIALFWQNADALDDLYLRPEATANFPESSPFLAARPEGPYLPLSAVPSPATAAPDGALEPCLVKEMQGASMLQHSTSLSFASEANVPPSLSSAPSSPMALSIGTAPPSRVPSAVLYADGPSPVATSNGYKLLPTQPLYMTSDASTTASQHPSAYAPSLQYPSPVSSTKAPPSPAGLSGCRLVRSGEAHPQLRTMAGTAEVFADQADRSAQQPFFSHPLAVTQPMYVQCADPRSVV, from the exons atggcgtccgccgcgtctcagCCGTTTCTGCAATCTGTGAGTGTCCATTCCTCTTTCGACTCCGCAGggtcagccgccgcgccctacGCAGCGCACTATGCGCCGCTTGACGCGACTCcacgcgccagcgccctcCCTGCTGGAAGCGTCGTTGGGGCATACACTGTGCCAGCTGTTGCCGTCAATTGGAACCCCGTGGTCCTGTCTCCCGTTTCAGCTGCCGGCGAAAATGGATGCCCTTCCGCCATGGCGATGAGCCATGGCGCTGCAGAACCCGGCCTACCGTCGAATGCGCTCTATCCATCCAGCGTCTCGATGACTTCGCTCCGGGAGTCCAGGTCTATCGGCGCCTTTGAG CCCCTGTTCATCGAGGCTGCCCGCCGCAAGCAATCCGATCACTTCATGGTTCTCGTCCGGCAGTTggtcgtcgcctccggagcCCAGACAGACGCAGGTGCCGTAGGCGCCCTCAGGGAACTCTGTGTGTTGCATCACGCGTGCGCCCTCGGAGATGTCGCTCTCATCAAGCAGCTCGTGTCTCGCTACAACCTCGACCCTGAGTCCCGG CACCCGCAAAACCTGGAAACCCCGGTTTTCTTCGCCATCCGGAACGCCCACTTCGACGTCGTGCGCTTCCTCGTCAAACTTGCGGGCCCTTCCTGCCTGACTGCTCAG ACCCGAGGATGCATGACACCGTtcctggcggctgcggctgcgaaaCATGACGAACGGCCCCGCGACCTTCTGAAGATTCTCGAGTTCATCTACCTCCAC GGTGCCTCTCTGGAGGAGCAAAACGCATCTGGTGACACCGCGCTTTTCCTGGCTGCGAAGCACGGGAATCTGCATGCCGTTCAGTGGCTGGTGGCTCGA GGCGCGAGCATGAACCACCGCGACCACACGGGGGGCACTGTACTGCATGCGGCTGTTGCGAAGACGGGCGGtttcgcggcggaggacgatcCGCTCCAGTTTTTGTGCGAGAACGGCGCTGTGAAGTTGATTGACACGCGCGCCGACATCGGTCTTCAGTTTGAGACGATGCGCGAGCGGCCGTGGGCTGTGACCCCGAAGCGCTTCCCGGGCTTGACGGTGCTGCAGAGGTGCCTGATGAAGCGCCAGTGGTTTTCGTACCTCATGCTGCTCACCTGGAGGCTCCAGTACCAGATTTTCGGCTACACGCGCATGATGAAAAGCAGCTACGCGTACCTGTATTGGGCGGTCACGCTCTTTAACGTCCCGCTGTTCCTGAACGCGGTCTCCCAGCTCCacgcggtcggcgcggcctccgttTGGGAACTCGGCATGCTCTGGATCCTGCTCTGGGGTCTCACACAGTTCTTCTGGTTCATAACGTGCTCAAGCGACCCTGGCATCGCGCAGGGCAGCCAACACACCCTCAAACCCCAATACGACTCCATTTACCC AACCATGAACCCCGAGATCCTTGACCGAATTCCCccgccctcgtctgcctcggcgaTCGGACCATCCCACTACCGCATGCTTCAGATGGAAAG GGAGCAGATGCGCCTGAACCTGGAGCTGCAAGAAGTGCGCCGTACGACGCTGCCATACCAGAGCCAAGACCTccaggcgcatgcagaccgcgctgctgcagtccgagaagaagacactCGAGTCCTCGTCACTGCGCTGAAGGCCCTCCGCGCTGACGTGGTGGCGCTGATGCCAGGTGTTGCAGCTGAGCGGAGATCGAGACTCGCTCAGGAATACGTTGAAGCCGTCCTCGAGGGACCCGCGGCGATGAAA ACTGTCTGCGTAACGTGCGAGCTGGTTAGGACTGCGCGCATTCACCACTGCGCCGACTGTGGGCACTGCCTCGA GCGCCAAGACCATCACTGCGTCTGGGTCGACACGTGCGTCGCGCGAAACAACGTCCGCCCCTTCTGGTTTTTCCTGCTGTCGGTGACTGCGCTGCTCATCTGGAATGATTACGTGTCGCTGCTGTATCTCAAGAACCTCTGCTTCCACCTGGATCAACTGGTGAGGC TCACTTGCCTCGGCGCAGGAGTGATGAACTTCATGGCCTTGGTCTTCGTGTCGTATCTCCTCGTTCGAACGACGCGCGTTATGATCACCAACGTCACGTACTACGAATTCCTCAAAAA ACCGGTGCACATTCAGAGTCGTTTCAAGGGGCGAACCGCCGGCTGGCTCTGGGACTTCCGGGGCTTGACTCCCGCGGCGATGATCAG AAACATCGCGCTGTTCTGGCAgaacgcggacgcgctggaCGACCTGTATTTGcggccggaggcgacggcgaacttCCCGGAGTCGTCTCCGTTTTTAGCTGCCAGGCCCGAAGGGCCGTacctccctctctctgcggttCCTTCAccggcgacagccgcccCTGACGGCGCGTTGGAGCCGTGCCTCGTGAAGGAAATGCAGGGTGCGAGCATGCTCCAGCACTCCACGTCTCTGTCCTTCGCGTCTGAGGCCAACGTCCCGCCGTCGCTCAGTTCTGCACCATCGTCGCCCATGGCCTTGAGCATCGGCACagccccgccctcgcgcgtccCTTCTGCGGTCTTGTACGCCGACGGCCCCTCTCCCGTAGCGACCTCCAACGGCTACAAACTCTTGCCG ACTCAGCCTCTGTACATGACTTCGGATgcctcgacgacggcgtcgcAGCACCCCAGCGCGTACGCGCCGAGCCTGCAGTATCCCTCGCCGGTGAGCTCCACCAaggcgcctccgtctcccGCGGGGCTTTCTGGCTGCCGTCTCGTTCGTTCCGGCGAAGCgcatccgcagctgcggacgATGGCGGGCACCGCGGAAGTCTTCGCTGACCAGGCCGACCGCAGCGCGCAGCAACCCTTCTTCTCGCATCCTCTCGCCGTCACCCAGCCAATGTACGTCCAGTGCGCCGACCCCCGCAGCGTTGTCTAA
- a CDS encoding hypothetical protein (encoded by transcript BESB_017090), whose amino-acid sequence MARQDSGFTMNLPEEPVVQETRDTPSSPSHQQFGEQKAAEAKASAEGCHDSPCEKKVPMPGAVRLIGDTSLDAEFQKKV is encoded by the exons ATGGCGAG GCAAGACAGTGGATTCACCATGAATCTGCCAGAGGAGCCTGTGGTTCAAGAGACGCGGGACACACCGTCGTCGCCCAGTCACCAACAATTCGGAGA GCAAAAGGCCGCTGAGGCGAAAGCATCCGCGGAGGGGTGCCATGACTCGCCGTGTGAGAAAAA GGTCCCGATGCCTGGTGCAGTGAGACTGATTGGAGATACATCCCTTGACGCTGAATTCCAGAAGAAGGTGTAA
- a CDS encoding EF hand domain-containing protein (encoded by transcript BESB_017100), translating to MKTTLLFAHLVFIAFLFPGFPGLGRAATGSSLSTHGALHTEKLSHLPSASTGLRAHSDKAKIGDKEGSGEPCAFGSSCLSSFSTNSRDLPPSREASSNPQDDFVSSGRRGETDIGTSRRLGDPKRCAVSGASTSRGCDAVLASVQIGGQSSDVDTPADVNPIGVFDEADRNQDGLIDLPEALGVVNALMEEMSSPEDDFFATLPQEWLSTASFEDREFVAELIRHFDEDNDGVLRVGEFSAFLLTFYSPKSVGQMALMLLCVKHREAREENLWGPSLLATLFPQGARNGSSVVHKPGHLTFEEAKVAVHTVQQQQLGEAEQETTQYLDQLEQLERERGPSPSIDEARARKIREFHAYHALVKKGQRTRVSLADKDGDGVYDLLELLRLLDAEVQHMGACMVFASFDVNGDSRLSMEEARAVAEEATSWAVLDDNGKPLMSGKGLPTSGEKARYYREDREATPQEKKEQVCTFCWVLDANKDRYVTFDEFAYFMHNEDLVAAGLHAMLRRNTDVVQF from the coding sequence ATGAAGACTACACTGCTATTTGCACACCTCGTTTTCATAGCTTTCCTTTTTCCCGGTTTTCCAGGATTAGGCCGTGCAGCCACTGGGTCGAGTCTTTCAACTCATGGAGCCCTTCATACGGAAAAACTGTCTCATCTCCCGTCGGCTTCTACCGGATTGCGAGCGCATTCAGATAAGGCGAAAATAGGCGATAAGGAAGGTAGCGGCGAGCCGTGCGCCTTCGGCAGTTCGTGTTTGTCGTCCTTTTCCACAAACAGTAGGGATCTCCCTCCATCCCGTGAAGCGTCGTCGAACCCGCAAGACGACTTCGTCTCCTCGggtcgcagaggagaaacaGACATCGGCACTTCTCGCCGCTTGGGCGATCCGAAGCGCTGCGCCGTCAGCGGTGCCTCAACATCTCGAGGGTGTGACGCAGTTCTGGCGTCTGTGCAGATTGGTGGGCAGTCCTCAGATGTAGATACACCTGCGGATGTGAACCCGATCGGGGTATTTGATGAAGCAGATAGGAACCAGGACGGCTTGATCGACCTTCCCGAAGCCCTTGGCGTGGTCAATGCTCTCATGGAAGAAATGTCTTCACCTGAGGACGACTTCTTCGCCACGTTGCCGCAGGAGTGGTTGTCGACGGCGTCTTTCGAGGACCGTGAATTTGTTGCGGAGCTCATCCGACATTTTGATGAAGATAATGACGGCGTTCTTCGTGTCGGCGAGTTCTCCGCGTTTCTGTTGACGTTCTACTCCCCTAAAAGCGTCGGACAGATGGCGCTGATGTTGCTGTGCGTGAAGCATCGGGAAGCTCGGGAAGAGAATTTGTGGGGGCCGAGCCTGTTGGCGACTTTGTTCCCCCAGGGGGCTAGGAACGGCTCATCGGTGGTGCACAAGCCTGGACACCTGACCTTCGAAGAGGCTAAGGTGGCAGTGCATACggtccagcagcagcagctcggcgaggcggagcaaGAGACTACACAGTACTTAGACCAGCTTGAACAgctggagcgcgagcgcggaccCTCCCCCTCCATTGACGAAGCCAGGGCGAGGAAGATAAGAGAGTTCCATGCATACCATGCACTCGTGAAGAAAGGCCAGCGAACCCGGGTGTCTTTGGCTGATAAGGACGGCGACGGTGTGTACGACCTGTTGGAGCTGCTTCGTCTACTCGACGCGGAGGTTCAGCACATGGGTGCGTGCATGGTGTTTGCTTCGTTTGATGTTAACGGAGACAGCCGGCTTTCTATGGAGGAAGCGCGGGCTgtcgcagaggaagcgactTCCTGGGCGGTGCTCGATGACAATGGGAAACCACTCATGTCCGGAAAGGGACTACCTACGTCCGGCGAGAAAGCCCGGTACTACAGAGAGGATCGGGAGGCCACGCCACAGGAGAAAAAAGAGCAAGTTTGTACTTTCTGCTGGGTATTAGATGCGAACAAAGATCGGTACGTCACGTTCGACGAATTCGCATACTTCATGCATAACGAAGATCTCGTTGCTGCAGGGCTTCATGCGATGCTGAGGCGCAACACAGATGTTGTTCAGTTCTAA